Genomic window (Spirosoma sp. KCTC 42546):
GACCAGAAAACAGGTCAGCGTTTGCCTGGTTTGAACAGTCGTCCCGAGCATATCAAGGAGGTCGTGGAAGGTATGCTGAAACGTCTTCGTACTGATCGGATTGATTTATTGTACCAACACCGGGTCGATCCGACGGTTCCGATTGAAGACGTAGCTGGAACGATCAAAGACCTGATCAAAGAAGGGAAGGTACTGCACTACGGCCTGTCTGAACCCGGACCGCAAACCGTACGGCGCGCCCATGCCGTTCATCCGGTTACAGCCATTCAGAACGAATACTCGCTTCTCTGGCGTGGACCGGAACAGGTCATTATTCCGCTCTGCCAGGAACTGGGTATCGGCTTCGTACCCTGGAGTCCGCTGGGCGTAGGTTTTCTGACCGGCGCTATCGACGCCAATACCCGGTTCGCGCCCGGCGACATTCGCGGAATGGAGTCCCGGTTTTCGCCCGAGAATATAACCCACAACCTAGCCCTGCTGGACTTCGTGAAAAGCTGGGCTGCCAAAAAGAAGTCCACACCCGCGCAGGTATCGCTGGCCTGGCTGCTGGCGCAGAAACCATGGATCGTGCCGATTCCGGGTACCACGCAGATGGAGCACATGCTCGAAAACGTTGGGGCCGCCGATGTCCGGTTTACTGCCGATGAGCTAACCCAATTTAATGCCGAATTAGCCAAAATCGAGGTTAAGGGAGAGCGTTTGCCGCAAATGGTGCTTGCGTTCTCGAATGTGGAAGCACCGGCGAAGAAGTAAACCTGATTGCGCTTCATTCACTGAGGTGAGTTATAGCCTTTGTGCTTAGCTACGCTAGTCGCCACGAAACATCCGACCGGAATGAGAATAACTGCTTTTATAATGCACATCCTGTTGTCATTACTTCTGTTGATTGGAGCTTGCTCTTCTTCCCAAACGGAGAGCGTTCAGGTTACCGATCAGCCTACTGTAAAGCCCGGCAATACCTTGCCGGGCAAGGTATTGATTGTGTATTTGTCCCGAACCAATAATACCAGGGCCTTAGCGGACATCATTCACAAGCATGTGGGTGGAACATTGGTGGCCCTTGAATTGTCAACCCCCTACCCCGCAAACTACCGGGCTACCGTAGAACAGGTAGCGAAGGAAAATGAGACTGGTTTCCTGCCCCCGTTAAAAACAAAAATTGACAGCATCCAAGCGTACGATATTGTGTTTGTCGGCTTTCCAACCTGGGGCATGCAGTTGCCCCCGCCCATGAAAAGTTTTTTGCGTCAGTATGATTTCAGCGGTAAAACCATCATTCCGTTTAATAGCAATGGGGGCTACGGTATTGGCAGTACGTTCCAGACAGTTAAGGAACTATGTCCCAACAGCAATATACTGGAAGGTTTTACGATGCGGGGTGGCTCGGAACGGGATGGTCAATTGCTGGTTATTCAAGGCGATAAGGCCAAAGAAGCCGAAACGAACATAGTGAAATGGTTGCGTACGATTAACCTATTGAAATAAATCAACTATAATGGAAACAAGATTAGTAGGAACTAGTGGCCTACGGGTGTCCGCATTGGGCTTAGGCTGCATGGGCTTAAGCTATGGCTATGGCCCGGCAACCGATAAGCAGGATGCGATTAACTTGATTCGTGCTGCGTTCGATAAGGGCATTACGTTCTTCGATACAGCGGAGGCCTATGGTCCATTTGTCAACGAAGAATTGGTAGGTGAAGCGGTGCAGCCTTTCCGGGACCAGGTGGTGATTGCCACTAAATTCGGGTTTCAGCAGGGAGATTCCACCAAAGGGCAGGATAGCCGCCCCGAACGAATCCGGCAGGTGGCCGAAGAAGCGCTGAAGCGATTACGAACCGACCGCATCGATTTGTTTTATCAGCACCGTGTTGATCCTAATGTGCCGATCGAAGAGGTGGCCGGAACGGTCAAAGAGCTGATCCAGGAAGGCAAAGTAAAGCACTTCGGGATGAGCGAAGCGGGTGTACAGTCGATTCGTAAAGCCCACGCCGTACAACCCCTGGCCGCCTTGCAAAGTGAATACTCGTTATGGTGGCGGGAGCCGGAAAAAGAAATCTTACCAACCCTGGAAGAACTGGGCATTGGTTTTGTTCCGTTCAGCCCGCTGGGTAAAGGGTTTCTGACGGGAAAAATTGACGAAAATACGCAGTTCGACAAAACCGATTTCCGCAATGTGGTTCCCCGTTTTTCGGAAGAGAACCGGAAAGCCAATCAGAAGTTAGTTGACCTATTAGGCGACATGGCCAGGCAAAAAGCGGCCACACCGGCGCAGATTGCCCTGGCCTGGTTACTGGCGCAGAAGCCCTGGATTGTCCCGATCCCCGGCACGACCAAGCTGCACCGTCTGGAAGAAAATAGTGGAGCAGTCGATGTTGAACTGAGTCCTGATGACATTAGTCAGATTGATTCTGCCTTTTCCCAGATTCCGGTACAGGGAGATCGTTACCCGGCACACCTGCAAAAACGGGTGGGTAATTAAGAGCAACGCCCTCATGACACCGCTATGTAATCCTTACTATCACCTGTCTGGATAGATATGAAACAGCCCTGGGATTTTTTTCAGGCAAAAGCACTGGTTTTGCCCTTTGGCTTCTCGGGGAAATTACTAGTCGGATTACTCTTTCTGATACAAACTATAGATGCGGAAAGAGTTATGGTCAGTAGCAACAACACACAGATCGGACGTAGACTAAACAATGGTAGAATGGCAACACAACCTAAAAAAGGTCATTTAACTACCACTAATTACGTCCGGGACATTGTCAATCATTAGGCCTTTCAGGGCTTTGGCGAGTTGCTGTTACCCTGGGATGACAATACCCGTTATTACGACACGCGCCTGCGGGATGTGGGTTCACTTATGCCCTACCACAGTCACGTGATCCCCGACGTTGTCGTAGGCGCACTGAACCGAATGATCGATGATGTTGATGCCAAAAAGAGGGTCTTTTACGATGTTTACACCGACCAGCAAAAGCAAACGGATCGAGCCAAAACTAGAACGGGTCTGTTTTTTTACCGGGGCAAGCCGGGCGCTCCGTTCGCTATCGTTTGTCCGGGGGGTGGCTTTTCGTACGTAGGTTCGTTGCACGAAGGCTTTCCGCTCGCCGAAGAGATCAGTAAAGAAGGACTGAACGCGTTTGTAATCCGGTACCGCATTGGAGAACAGGTTGCCACCGAAGATCTGGCCGCAGCTATCGCGTATATTTTTCAGAACGCCCAAACTCTTGGTGTCAGTACAAAAGGTTATTCCTTATGGGGCGGGTCGGCAGGTGCCCGAATGGTTGGTAACATTGCGCTAAACGGCGTAGCCAGTTACGGCGTAGGCAACCTGCCTCAACCGGCAACTGTTGTTATTGCCTATACCGGCCAGTCCAGTTACTCGCCCAATTTTCCACCGACATTCATAACCGTTAGTGCCAATGATGGGATCGCAAACGCAGTAACGGTGGACCGGCGTGTTCAGAATTTAAAAAACGCGGGTGTAGCCGTCGAATACCGTCGATACAACCAGGCTGGTCATGGCTTTGGGACGGGGATAGGCACCGATGCCGCAGGCTGGATGCAGTACGCCATCGAATTCTGGAAAAACCATCTCGCCAACTAGATAATCAGGCAAACCAAAAGCGAACATCGGGCAATTTCAAGCATTCCGGGATGGATGAGTTACTGACCTGTGCCCGCCAAATCAGTGATTTTGGTATGAAATACCGTAATTTATATACCATTCAACTGAAGAAACAGCAGGAACTTTGGCGATTAATCGGTTAAACATACGGCAAGCATGAGCTGTTGTTACGACTATAATGGCAACTGAATGTATTTTCTCAACAGCAACGTTATGGCAATCATTAAGTTAACGATCAACGGCAAGGAGCAATCGATGGATGTCGATCCGCAGATGCCCCTCCTGTGGGCCATCCGGGACGTAGTGGGCCTGAAAGGTACGAAGTACGGCTGTGGCGTCGCCCAGTGTGGGGCCTGCACCGTCCACCTGAACGGTGAAGCGGTGCGTTCGTGCGTCACCAAAATGAGCCGGGCCGCTGGCCAGCAGGTGGTCACCATTGAAGGGCTCTCTCAAAACAATGATCACCCCCTGCAACAGGCCTGGCAGCAAATCGACGTGCCCCAGTGTGGTTACTGTCACTCCGGACAGCTCATGTCGGCCGCGGTGCTGCTTCGGGAGAACCCCAACCCGACCGATGCGGATATCGATGCGGCTATGGCGGGCAATATTTGCCGGTGCGGCACGTACCCCCGCATTCGGAAAGCCATTCATGTAGCGGCCAGTGGAGCGGATCGAAAGCTCGGCAAAAGCGAGTAATGTTACGTCGTCAACAATAAAGCCGGTAGCCACCTCCATAAACGCATTCAGAAACGAAAGCACGTCCGTCTATGCCTTTACGAACAATCTATAACCTGGCCATTCTTCTGTCGATGACAGGGATTATGGCCTCTACGTTTACCACGCATACTGATCCGATCAGTACCAGCCCGATGAACACAGCAGCCCATGTTGCACCCATCAAAAAAGATCCGGTCCGGAGGGACAGCGTTACGTCGGTGAAAGCGTTTGCCAATGTCTACAAAGTGCTGATGAGTCCGCGCTGCATGAACTGTCATCCATCGGGTGATATACCGCTCCAGGGCGACGACAATCACCTGCACACGATGGGCCCTCGTCGGGGTACGGATGGCAAAGGCATTTATGCCATGAAATGCTCGAACTGCCATCAGCCAACCAACACGCCGGGTCTGCATACGCCACCAGGAAATCCAGAATGGCATTTACCCCCGGCAACCATGCGGATGGTTTTCCAGGGACGAACACCCCGCCAATTAGCCAAACAACTGGTCGATCCCAAGCAAAATGGGAATAAGAACGTGGAAAAACTGCTGGAACACGCAGACGATGGCCTGGTAAAGGCTGGCTGGAACCCCGGTGAAGGCCGGACGCTGCCCCCCATGAGTCATGCTGAATTTAAAAAAGCCTGGACGACCTGGATCAACACAGGCGCCTACGCCCCTCAACGGTAACAAAAGCAACATCAACATGGACACACAACCCGTATCCAGACGCCATTTCCTGAAAGCCTCGGGCCTGACCGGTCTGGCGCTTTCGCTGGGATTCTATATCCCGTCGAATGCCGAAGAAGCCGAAATGATCAAAGCGGCTGAAGCCGATAGTTTTGGTATTGAAATGAATGCCTGGGTCCATATCGAACCGTCCGGCCAGGTGACTATTTTCTCGCACCGGGCCGAAATGGGCCAGGGGGTTTATCAGTCCATTCCTCAGATGGTTGCCGAAGAACTTGAAGTCGATCTGGACAAAGTAAATATCGTTTTTGCCAAAGGGGATTCTAAAAAATACGGCAATCAGGTTACGGGGGGTAGTTCAACCGTGCGGGGTTCCTACAAGAACTTGCTGACGCTGGGCGCTACTACCCGCCAAATGCTGATTCAGGCAGCCGCAACCAAATGGAACGTGCCGATAGCGGACTGTTATGCCGAATCAGGACAGGTCATTCACCGGCCCAGCAACAAGCGATTCCACTATGGAGAACTGGTGGCAGACGCGATGAAGCTGGAAACGCCCAAGAACGTCGTCTTAAAAAAGCGATCCGACTACAAGCTCGTTGGCAAGCCGTTGCTTCGGCAGGATACCAAATTAAAAACCAATGGGACGGCCACGTTTGGGCTGGACAAAGAAATTCCGGGTATGCTCTATGCCGCCGTGGAACGTAACCCCCGTCTGCGGGGTAAAGTCAAGAGTTTTGATGATACGGCTACTCGTAAAGTACCCGGCGTCAAACACGTGTTCAAAACCAAAATGCTGGTATTTAATACGTACCGTGAGGGCGTAGCAGTCGTAGCCACCTCAACCTGGGCCGCCTTGCAGGGAAAAAAAGCCCTGAAAGTTGAATGGGACGATAGTGGATTTGAGCACCTAAACACCGACGAGATTTTCAAACGCCAACAGCAAGCCTTAAGAACACAGGAAGGACTTTCCTTTAAGCAGCAGGGCGACGCATCAGCCGTTCTGGCCCAGGCACCTAAGAAACTCGATGTTGTCTATGAAACGCCCTATCAGTATCACGCGTGCATGGAACCGTTGAACTGCATTGCCCACTATCAGGACGATAAACTCGAAATCTGGGGACCAATCCAGGCACCCGAGTGGGTACAGGATGCCATCAGCAAAGAAATGGGGCTGGACCGCGAAAAGGTAATTGTCCACATGACCTTTCTGGGGGGTGGATTTGGCCGAAAGGCATTTATGGATTACCCGCATGAAGCGGCCGTAATCTCCAAAGAAATAAAAGCGCCGGTGCAGGTGGTCTGGACTCGCGAAGATGATGCAACGAATGGCCCGTATCGACCCGGTATTACGTACCGGTGCGAGGGGGTTGTCGATAAGGGGAAAATCAGCGCCTTCAAGCTTCGCATGGCTGGTCAAAACAATGACCATTGGCGCGGAGGACCGAAAGACAAAGCCAATCGGAGTACGTCGGAAGGCTTTCTGAAACCCTATGCCGACGGCATCAAAAACCTCAGCATTGCCGATGTGCCTTTCGAAACACCCATTCCAACCATGTGGTGGCGCTCAGTGTATGCATCGACCAACGGCTTTGCTTATGAGAGTTTCATCGACGAACTGGCCCATGAAGCCAGGCAGGATCCAATGGCCTTCCGCCGGGAACACCTGCCCGATGAGCGACTGCATCGGCAACTCGACAAACTGGCCGAGGTATCGGGCTGGAAAACCCGCAAACCGGGCGAGGGCTACGGCATGGCTATCACTGAGTGTTTTTCCAGTACGGTAGGGCAGGTGGTGAAAGTATCAAAAGGCACGGACGGAAAGCTCAAAATCGACCATGTCTGGGCGGTGATGGATTGCGGGTGGTACGTTAATCCCGATACCATCAAAGCACAGGTGGAGGGGTCTATTGTGATGGCATTGGGAGCCGCTACCCAGCATCAGGTGACATTTAAGGATGGCGTGCCCGTAGACAAGAATTTCTACTCGTATCAACTGCCCCGCATCACCGATATTCCACCCATTGATGTGTATGTCATGGACAACGACGAACCAGCGGGTGGTGTTGGCGAACCGGGTTTGCCTGCCTTTGCTCCTGCCCTGACCAATGCTATATTTGATTTAACCGGCAAACGCATTCGTAAGCTACCGTTTAATCTGGCATTGGTATAAAGAATACTCATCTCATTACCTATATGCGGATCGCTCTAGTATGTATGCTTGTCAGTTGGGTTATCTCAGTTAACCAGCTCCACGCGCAAAACCAACTGAGTCAGCCAACCACCTTGTCGCCGAAACAGCAACGTATTGTCGCTATTGCTTCCCTGACCGCCAAGGGCGATCTGCAAAAACTACAGCCAGCCCTAAACACAGGTCTGGATGCAGGGCTGACTGTCAACGAAATCAAGGAAGTGCTGGTCCATTTGTATGCCTATTGTGGATTTCCACGAAGTATTCGTGGGTTACAGACCTTCATAACGGTACTGGACGAACGCAAGAAAAAGGGCATCACCGACAAGGTGGGCCGGGAAGCCTCACCGATTACCAGCAGCGAACCGAAGTACGAGCGCGGCAAAAAAGTCCTCGAACAACTGAGTGGGCAGCCCGAAACCGGGCCGAAGCGAGGGTACTCGGCGTTTAGTCCGGAGATCGACGTGTTTCTGAAAGAGCATCTGTTTGCCGATCTGTTCGAGCGGGATGTGCTCAACTATACCGACCGGGAGCTGACGACCATTTCGGTGCTGACCAGTATCGGGGGCGTTGAGCCCATGTTGCAAAGCCACCTGGGCATCTGTTTGCACCTGGGACTGACCGCCCCCCAGCTACAGCAGGCGATGGCACTGATCGAAACAACCGTCGGTAAATCGGAAGCCGACGCTGGCCGACTGGTTTTGACGCAGGCTACAGCAGCCAGACGGTAAGTGAAATTATATACAAGGAGAGCGCTTTTACAGTGAAATCAATGAAAAACAACGTGATAGGCTTACTAGCTGTAGGTTTACTGATCTCATTGATCGGTAGCGAGGTAAGGGCGCAAACCCAACCGGCAACGCAAACGGACGCGGGTGCCATTTTCCCAAAAGGCCAGCGGGCACCAGCCAGCAACTTTACCGGCACCGTCTGGGTGCAGCAGTTAATCGAGCCCGACAGCGCGATCAATATTCCCGTGGGCTACGTGACCTTCGAGCCGGGTGCCCGCTCGCACTGGCATCGCCACGCGGGCGGGCAGGTACTGCTGGCGCTGGGCGGCATTGGTTACTATCAGGAGCAGGGTAAACCCATTCAAATCCTCCGAAAAGGCGACGCGGTGAAATGTCCACCAAACATACCCCATTGGCATGGAGCTTCGCCAACGGTCGAATTTAGGCAGGTAGCCATCACACCCAACACGGCAACAGGGCGGGTAACGTGGTTGCAACCGGTAACGGATCAGGAGTACAACAACGTTAAGAAGTAAGTTTTCACCAAGTTGATCTAGCAATTCACTGAAGAATACCCCAGTAATTTTATCAGTCAAGTCTGTTTGGCACCGGGCAAGTCAACAGGCCAATTTTGGGCAATAAATGTATCCATTAGTGAACCAGTTTATGGTCAACTTTTTCCAGGACAGGATAATTCCGCGCTGACACGTTGACCGTTTAATTGGTAATGGCCTCCCGTCAGGATACTCAGCGTCGGTAAATTGGCTACAGGCTATCGGTTAGCTCATGAATCTAAAGAGCTAATTACGTAAAAATACATGCTGTTCGTATGCGAATTGATGAGTTAATCCTAGTTTAGGCAATCTAAATCTGGCCCTCCTCATTTATGCAACTTCCCGATTCCTATTCTTTCCGACTACTAAACGTGCTTTGCCTTTTGCTGGTTGCTATCGTTAGCAACGCCAGTCCTAGAGCAGACATCCTGACGAAACCAGGAGCTACCACAGGAATAACGGTTACCATCGACCCCACAAAAACAGGCCAGACCATCGATCATTTTGGGGCTTCCGATGCCTGGTCCTGCCAGTTTGTGGGTCAGTGGCCAGAGGCAAAGAAAACAGCCATCGCCGATTTGCTCTTCAGTAGGGATACCCTGCCCAATGGAAAACCTAAGGGAATCGGCTTGTCGCTCTGGCGGTTTAACATTGGCGCGGGAACTGCTGAACAGGGCATTGAGAGTGGTATTAAGGATGAATGGCGACGTGCGGAATCATTCCTCAACAACGATGGAACCTATAACTGGTCTAAGCAGGCTGGGCAAGTCTGGTTTTTAAAGGCTGCTAAAGAACGCGGTGTCGCTACCTTTTTAGCATTCCCAAACAGCCCGCCCGTCCAGTACACGATCAATGGCAAAGGGTATGCAAGTAAAGCAATCCCTAATCTGAATGCGGATAAGTTTGATCAGTACGCCGGGTTTCTGGCTACGGTGATTACAGGCATCCGCAACAAAACCGGGATTTTGTTCAATTACATCAGTCCGGTCAATGAACCCCAATGGGACTGGAGCGATGGGGGTCAGGAGGGCACTCCTTTTTACAACAACCAGATCGCCAGTATAACCCGGTCGCTCAGTAGCGCCCTATTGAACAATAAACTGGCTACCCAGATAAATGTCGCCGAAGCGGGTCAAATTGAATTTCTGTATTCAGAGCACAATCGTCAGGGAAAAGGCAAGCAGATCAGTTCATTTTTCAACAAAGCCTCAACGGACTATATTGGTAATCTACCGAACCTCACGAAGGCGGTCTCTGCTCATAGTTATTTTACGACCTCTCCGTACAACATTGCCGTGCAGAAGCGCAACCAGCTTGCGACTAGCGTATCCGATGTTCCGAATCTTGGCTACTGGATGTCGGAATACTGCATTCTGGGCGACAACAGCGGGGAAATAAACGGATCTGGACGAGAACTTGGTATTGACCCCGGCTTGTACGTCGCGAAAGTGATCCATACTGACCTCGTCAATGCATATGCCTCAGCCTGGCATTGGTGGATTGCCATATCGCCTTACAATTACAAAGATGGGTTGATCTATATCGACAAAACGAAAACGGACGGCAATTACTATTCATCGAAGATGCTCTGGGCATTCGGCAATTTCAGTCGATTTATACGTCCCGGTGCCGTGCGGGTAAATACGTCGGTTACGCAAAGCAATGAAGGGCTTCTGGTATCATCGTATAGGAACAAGAACCAGCAACTCGTTACCGTATGTATCAACGCGGGGAGTGAGGACCAATTAGTTAAGCTGATTTTGGCATCTGGCAATTTATCCAACGTAACACGCTATACAACGTCGGCAATGGCAGATCTTGACCCTGTTTCTATCAGGAACTACGATGGTAGCCTAACTATTGGAGCGAAAAGCATCGTTACAGTCGTTGGGAATTTAAACTAAATAAACGCTCAGTTTATGCGTGTTAATTGACGGACTGGAAATTACAAATGCCATTGCAGATGGGTGAACCATTGAAATTAGCATTGATCTTTTAACGAGAATGGTCAGCTTTAGAGCTGACCATTCTCGTTAGTAATCACCTGATAACTAGACACTAATCCTCCCGTATAAGTAATCAGCTTCTTCGTTCAGTAACAAAGTTATGACCACGGGCATCGGTCTTAACTCTATTTCACAAATAATAATTCGCGGTACTTTATTAATGGCCAGTCTTCATCGTCAACCACTTCTTCGAGCTTATCCACTTCGTAACGGATCAGGTCAAAGTGATCCTTTACTTCGGTAGCGTAGAGTTTGGCGCGTTCGGCAGTATCGGTTACATTGTTCGCTTTTTTGCGGGATTCGATCATGGCTTCCACTCCCTTCTTGATCACAATGACCCGGGTTGAAATTTCACGCAGGATATCTTTAATCGGTTCAGCTTCGGCAGTCATGCCTAACTCAACCAGATTCCGGGCAGTTTCGGCTAACTTGTTCTGGTATTTCAGTGCGGTTGATACTACGTGGTTCATGGCCAGATCGCCCATCACGCGCGACTCGATCTGCACGTTTTTGATATACTTTTCGAGTTCAATTTCGTAGCGGGATTCAACCTCAGCGTGGTTCATAACCCCCGTCCGCTCAAACAGGGCCAGCGATTCGGGCTGAACAAACACGCCTAACGCTTCGGGCGATGATTTGATGTTTGACAAGCCCCGTTGAGCCGCTTCGTCAACCCACTCGTCCGAGTACCCATTGCCTTCAAACAGGATGCGTTTGCTGTTGGCATAGTATTCTTTTAAAATATCGACGATAGCCAGTTCCTTCTTCTCACCCTTTGCTAACCGTACATCCAGATCGGTTTTAAATCGGTTCAACTGATCGGCTACAATGGCGTTCAAAACGGTCATAGTCGACGCCGAGTTGGCTGAACTTCCCACTGCTCTAAACTCAAATTTATTACCCGTAAAGGCGAAAGGTGAGGTTCGGTTCCGGTCGGTATTGTCGCGCATCAGGCTGGGAATACGGTTGAGTCCCAGCTTGTAATACACGTTATCGCCCTTATTCACGGTCACTTCCGACTTGGTTTCCAGATCATTAAGAGCCAGCGTTAAAGCTTCACCCAGGAAAATCGAGACAATGGCCGGGGGAGCTTCGTTAGCACCCAGCCGGTGTTCATTACCCGCCGAGGCAATACTGGCACGTAGTAAATCGGCATTATCGTGAACCGCTTTTACTACATTCACCAGAAACGTCAGAAACCGTAGACTTTCCTTTGGTTTGGTGCTCGGAGCCAGCAGGTTAACGCCTGTATTGGTCCCCATCGACCAGTTATTGTGTTTGCCACTCCCATTAACTCCGGCAAATGGTTTTTCGTGGAAGAGCACCTTCAGGTTATGCTTCTCCGATATCTTTTCCATTAAATCCATCAGCAGCGCATTGTGGTCAACGGCCAGATTGACTTCTTCGAAAGTCGGGGCTACCTCAAACTGACCCGGTGCCACTTCATTGTGTCGCGTCCGAACCGGCATGCCAAGTTTCATGGACTCGAACTCAAAGTCCACCATAAACGCATTGACGCGGGGCGGAATAGAACCAAAATAGTGATCTTCCAATTGCTGGCCCCGTGCGGGAGCATGTCCAAATACCGTTCGGCCAGCCAGTACCAGATCAGGGCGGGCATAGAACAGCGCCCGGTCAACCACAAAATATTCCTGTTCTGGACCGAGTGTGGGGGTTACTTTCGTGATATTCCGATCAAAATACTGACAAACAGCCGTTGCCGCTTTATCCAGTGCATTCAGTGCTTTCAGCAAGGGTGTTTTGTAATCCAGCGCTTCCCCCGTATACGAAATAAAAACCGATGGAATACAGAGCGTTTTTCCGCCTGCTCCGTTATCCATCAAAAACGCAGGTGATGAGGGGTCCCATCCGGTGTAACCCCGAGCCTCGAAGGTATTCCGCAGTCCTCCATTCGGAAACGACGATGCATCCGGTTCCTGCTGTACCAATGCACTTCCTTTGAATTTCTCGACGGCTTTACCGTCGAGGGTAATATCAAAAAAGGCATCGTGTTTTTCGGCGGTTTCGCCCGTTAGCGGCTGAAACCAGTGGGTGTAGTGGGTTGCGCCTTTGGAGGTTGCCCACGATTTCATGGCACTCGCTACTTCGTCGGCAATACCCCGGTCAATCTGGCCATTGGTGCTGATGGCTTCGGTAACTTTTAGGTAGGCTTCGGGCGAGAGGAGTGCCCGCATGACTTCATTATTGAATGTATAACTGCCAAAAAAATCACCAACACGTTCAGTAGGAGCTGCTACCGGCATAGCCTGACGACTTTGGGCAATTTCGAGGGCTTTGAAACGAAAATTAGACATCGAACGGCTTTAAGGTTTTAGGTTTTTAAATATTTGTCAAACTTACACGCCTTCAGCACAGATTACAATGAATACCACAAAAAAGCCCGGCTACTCGCGCAGCCGGGCTTTGTACCAATAAGTATGTTGGCTTATGCCGCTACAACATCAGCCGATTTAACGGTTTTGATAATGATAGCTGCCACTTTGTATGGATCGGCAGCCGAGTTTGGACGACGATCTTCTAACCAGCCTTTCCAACCACGTTCTACGGTAGCAATTGGGATACGAATTGAAGCACCCCGGTCAGAAATACCGTACGAGAACTGATCGATCGACTGTGTTTCGTGCTTACCTGTCAGGCGCATTTCGTTGTCGGCACCGTATACAGCAATGTGCGCTTTGATAACGTCTGCTGGAGAGAAGGCTTCGCAAATTTTAGAATATACATCCTGGCTACCCGATGTGCGCAGCACTGAATTTGAGAAGTTAGCGTGCATACCCGAGCCGTTCCAGTCGGTAGCACCCAGAGGTTTGCAATGCCAGTTGATAGAGATACCGTATTTCTCTCCAATCCGCTCTAACAGGTAACGAGCTACCCAAATCTGATCACCAGCAGCTTTAGCCCCTTTAGCGAAAATCTGGAATTCCCACTGACCAGTTGCTACCTCAGCATTGATACCTTCTACATTTAGACCAGCATCCAGACAAACATCAAGGTGTTCTTCAATGATATAACGGCCATAGGCATTTTGAGCACCTACCGAGCAATAATAAGGACCTTGTGGACGTGTTGGGAACCCTTCAGCCGGGAAGCCAAGTGGTTTGTCAATTTTCATATCCCACAGGAAATACTCCTGCTCAAAGCCAAACCAGAAATCGTTATCGTCATCTTCAATCGTGGCACGACCGTTGGTTACGTGAGGAGTACCATCGGCATTCAACACTTCACACATGACGAGGTAACCGTTTTTGCGCTGTGGATCAGGACAGATGAAAACTGGTTTCAGCAAACAGTCTGACTTACCACCTTCAGCCTGTTCGGTTGAAGAACCATCAAACGACCACATCGAGCAGTCTTCAAGGTTGCCTGAGAAATCATCCTCAATTTTAGTTTTGGAACGCAGGCTTTGGGTGGGCTTGTAGCCGTCGAGCCAAATGTACTCT
Coding sequences:
- a CDS encoding aldo/keto reductase, which gives rise to MQSTNNQQANTELTRRTILKSGLALAGGTLLGQEAKALSAPDPSSQPASMAPNTKPGRRKLGTLEVSSIGLGVQNMSRTYQTTIPSRPEMHKIIRTAFDRGVTLFDAAEAYGPFEVERILGEALVPIRNKVVIETKFGWNIDQKTGQRLPGLNSRPEHIKEVVEGMLKRLRTDRIDLLYQHRVDPTVPIEDVAGTIKDLIKEGKVLHYGLSEPGPQTVRRAHAVHPVTAIQNEYSLLWRGPEQVIIPLCQELGIGFVPWSPLGVGFLTGAIDANTRFAPGDIRGMESRFSPENITHNLALLDFVKSWAAKKKSTPAQVSLAWLLAQKPWIVPIPGTTQMEHMLENVGAADVRFTADELTQFNAELAKIEVKGERLPQMVLAFSNVEAPAKK
- a CDS encoding flavodoxin; translated protein: MHILLSLLLLIGACSSSQTESVQVTDQPTVKPGNTLPGKVLIVYLSRTNNTRALADIIHKHVGGTLVALELSTPYPANYRATVEQVAKENETGFLPPLKTKIDSIQAYDIVFVGFPTWGMQLPPPMKSFLRQYDFSGKTIIPFNSNGGYGIGSTFQTVKELCPNSNILEGFTMRGGSERDGQLLVIQGDKAKEAETNIVKWLRTINLLK
- a CDS encoding aldo/keto reductase, which produces METRLVGTSGLRVSALGLGCMGLSYGYGPATDKQDAINLIRAAFDKGITFFDTAEAYGPFVNEELVGEAVQPFRDQVVIATKFGFQQGDSTKGQDSRPERIRQVAEEALKRLRTDRIDLFYQHRVDPNVPIEEVAGTVKELIQEGKVKHFGMSEAGVQSIRKAHAVQPLAALQSEYSLWWREPEKEILPTLEELGIGFVPFSPLGKGFLTGKIDENTQFDKTDFRNVVPRFSEENRKANQKLVDLLGDMARQKAATPAQIALAWLLAQKPWIVPIPGTTKLHRLEENSGAVDVELSPDDISQIDSAFSQIPVQGDRYPAHLQKRVGN
- a CDS encoding alpha/beta hydrolase: MLLPWDDNTRYYDTRLRDVGSLMPYHSHVIPDVVVGALNRMIDDVDAKKRVFYDVYTDQQKQTDRAKTRTGLFFYRGKPGAPFAIVCPGGGFSYVGSLHEGFPLAEEISKEGLNAFVIRYRIGEQVATEDLAAAIAYIFQNAQTLGVSTKGYSLWGGSAGARMVGNIALNGVASYGVGNLPQPATVVIAYTGQSSYSPNFPPTFITVSANDGIANAVTVDRRVQNLKNAGVAVEYRRYNQAGHGFGTGIGTDAAGWMQYAIEFWKNHLAN
- a CDS encoding (2Fe-2S)-binding protein — translated: MAIIKLTINGKEQSMDVDPQMPLLWAIRDVVGLKGTKYGCGVAQCGACTVHLNGEAVRSCVTKMSRAAGQQVVTIEGLSQNNDHPLQQAWQQIDVPQCGYCHSGQLMSAAVLLRENPNPTDADIDAAMAGNICRCGTYPRIRKAIHVAASGADRKLGKSE